In Flavobacterium lacustre, a genomic segment contains:
- a CDS encoding tetratricopeptide repeat protein — MQLSNEEEDYNLSLSKFESMLKTNKVLFFDSEEFEEIILHYLDMGKASLAKKALKLALEQHPRSTGLKLVQVEMLVYDDKLELAEKLLNELFAIEPTNEEIYIQKANICSKRDQHEKAVELLKIALQYTDDYADVYNLIGMEYLFMDNLEMAKESFIKCLEEDLEDQSALYNVVYCFEFLDQNQEAIIYLNKYIDKNPYSEIAWHQLGRLYYGVKEYENAIRAFDYATLIDDEFLGAFMERAKAFERLKKYEEAIESYNRTIELDDATSYALLRIGKCYEKLGNKVLALKYFNKTVHEDPLLDKGWIAITDFYVRQKNFQKALFYVNKALAIDNQNRLYWKRFATINKQMNFFEEAEFGYRKAVEFGDYQLDTWLFWVDILQFLGEFESAIQTLLQASEYFPEENEVEYRLAGLYFMIQDTTKAKFHLSNAMRLNFDNYVIIEDLFPVVWTRKMVQNYIAKHKK; from the coding sequence ATGCAATTAAGCAACGAAGAAGAAGACTATAACTTATCCTTGTCGAAATTTGAGTCCATGTTGAAAACCAACAAAGTGCTCTTTTTTGACTCTGAAGAATTTGAAGAAATTATTCTTCATTATCTTGATATGGGAAAAGCCTCATTAGCAAAAAAAGCATTAAAATTAGCTCTGGAACAGCACCCAAGATCTACTGGTCTTAAATTAGTTCAAGTAGAAATGCTAGTTTATGATGACAAACTCGAATTGGCCGAAAAGCTATTGAATGAGTTATTTGCTATAGAACCAACTAATGAAGAAATTTACATTCAAAAAGCTAATATTTGTTCTAAAAGAGACCAACACGAAAAAGCGGTAGAGTTACTTAAAATCGCCCTTCAATATACAGATGATTATGCCGATGTTTATAATTTAATAGGCATGGAATACCTCTTTATGGATAATCTTGAAATGGCAAAAGAGAGCTTTATAAAATGCTTAGAAGAAGATTTAGAAGACCAATCTGCATTATATAATGTAGTGTATTGTTTTGAGTTTTTAGATCAAAACCAAGAAGCAATAATCTACTTGAACAAATACATTGACAAAAACCCATACAGTGAAATCGCTTGGCATCAATTGGGACGCTTGTATTATGGCGTGAAAGAATATGAAAATGCGATTCGCGCGTTTGATTATGCCACATTGATTGACGACGAATTTCTTGGCGCTTTTATGGAAAGAGCCAAAGCTTTTGAACGATTAAAAAAATATGAAGAAGCCATCGAAAGTTACAACAGAACTATCGAATTAGATGATGCTACTTCATACGCTTTACTGCGAATTGGAAAATGCTATGAAAAATTAGGAAACAAAGTATTAGCCTTAAAATATTTTAATAAAACAGTTCATGAAGATCCGCTTTTAGACAAAGGCTGGATTGCAATTACCGATTTCTATGTACGTCAAAAAAACTTTCAGAAAGCCTTATTCTATGTCAATAAAGCATTAGCCATTGACAATCAAAATAGACTGTATTGGAAACGATTTGCTACAATAAACAAACAAATGAACTTTTTTGAAGAAGCTGAATTTGGATATAGAAAAGCAGTTGAATTTGGTGATTACCAGCTGGACACTTGGTTATTTTGGGTGGACATTCTTCAGTTTTTAGGCGAATTCGAAAGTGCTATTCAAACTTTATTACAAGCATCAGAATATTTTCCGGAAGAAAACGAAGTCGAATATAGATTGGCAGGATTATACTTTATGATTCA
- a CDS encoding alpha-amylase family glycosyl hydrolase: protein MIKKITIVAGISIMLLATACKTKDLKMSADKKETVSDKKVVVYQVFTRLFGNTNTNNKPWGTIEENGVGKFNDFTDKALHEIKDLGVSHIWYTGVPHHALIHDYTAIGISNDDPEVVKGRAGSPYAVKDYYNVNPDLAVNPVNRLKEFEALIKRTHKAGLKLIIDIVPNHVARKYEGRNNPKGVRDFGADDDVTVEYKRDNNFYYIPNTHFEVPDTAKPLNGEKNPLVDGKFEEYPAKWTGNGSRLAKPDKNDWYETVKVNYGIRPDGSKDFPELPTGFDTKSYQEHFDFWKGKEVPSSWIKFRDIALYWTAKGVDGFRYDMAEMVPYEFWSYMNSAIKVKNPDAFLLAEVYNPNEYRNYIRLGKMDYLYDKVELYDKLKEIVQGRSQTDPITTIQNGMADIEHHMLHFLDNHDEQRLASPEFAGTPEKGKPLMVVSATISSSPTMIYFGQEVGEAGNENGGFGTHSRTSIFDYVGVPNHQRWMNEGKFDGGQLSQSEKDLRDFYKRLLNFTLNSTALMGQYQEIHGLNRYATEGYFPEVYSYVRWSDTEKLIIIANFSSEHTSHFELKIPKDIIQKWNLKDGNYTITDQLYEKSSLQLQVINGEGKVQITIAPSESFIYKL, encoded by the coding sequence ATGATAAAAAAAATAACTATTGTTGCAGGAATAAGCATTATGCTTTTGGCGACAGCCTGTAAAACGAAAGATTTGAAAATGAGTGCAGATAAGAAAGAGACCGTCTCCGATAAAAAAGTAGTTGTATACCAAGTTTTTACTCGGTTATTTGGTAATACAAATACCAATAATAAACCTTGGGGAACCATCGAAGAAAACGGTGTGGGTAAATTCAATGATTTTACAGATAAAGCGTTGCATGAGATAAAGGATTTAGGTGTTTCGCATATTTGGTACACAGGAGTTCCGCATCATGCTTTGATTCATGATTATACGGCAATAGGAATTTCAAATGATGATCCGGAAGTGGTGAAAGGTAGAGCAGGTTCGCCTTATGCTGTGAAAGATTATTATAATGTAAATCCGGATTTAGCCGTAAATCCTGTAAATCGTCTGAAGGAATTTGAAGCTTTGATAAAAAGAACGCACAAAGCAGGATTGAAATTGATTATTGATATTGTTCCAAACCATGTTGCCCGTAAATACGAAGGCAGAAATAATCCGAAAGGAGTTCGTGATTTTGGTGCAGATGATGATGTAACGGTTGAATATAAGCGCGATAATAATTTTTATTATATTCCAAATACTCATTTTGAAGTTCCAGATACTGCTAAACCTTTAAACGGCGAAAAGAATCCGCTTGTTGACGGGAAATTTGAAGAATACCCTGCAAAATGGACGGGAAATGGTTCTCGTTTAGCCAAGCCGGATAAGAATGATTGGTATGAAACCGTGAAAGTAAATTACGGAATTCGTCCTGATGGTTCCAAAGATTTTCCTGAACTTCCTACTGGATTTGACACGAAATCATATCAAGAGCATTTTGATTTTTGGAAAGGCAAAGAAGTACCTAGTTCTTGGATTAAATTTAGAGATATTGCTTTGTATTGGACCGCTAAAGGTGTTGATGGTTTTCGTTATGATATGGCCGAAATGGTTCCTTATGAATTTTGGAGCTATATGAATTCGGCTATTAAGGTAAAAAATCCCGATGCATTTTTATTGGCAGAAGTCTATAATCCAAATGAATATAGAAATTATATCCGTTTAGGAAAAATGGATTATTTGTATGATAAAGTAGAATTGTATGATAAATTGAAGGAAATTGTGCAGGGAAGAAGCCAAACGGATCCTATTACTACCATACAAAATGGAATGGCAGATATTGAGCATCATATGTTACATTTCCTAGATAATCATGACGAACAACGTTTGGCAAGCCCAGAATTTGCTGGAACACCCGAAAAAGGGAAACCATTAATGGTTGTTTCTGCAACGATTAGCAGTTCGCCTACTATGATTTATTTTGGACAGGAAGTCGGGGAGGCCGGAAATGAAAATGGAGGTTTTGGAACACATTCCAGAACATCTATTTTTGACTATGTTGGCGTACCCAATCATCAGCGTTGGATGAATGAGGGCAAATTTGACGGAGGACAATTATCTCAATCCGAAAAAGACTTGCGTGATTTTTACAAAAGGCTTTTAAACTTCACTTTGAATAGTACTGCCTTGATGGGACAATACCAAGAAATACACGGATTAAATCGCTACGCAACAGAGGGATATTTTCCTGAAGTGTATTCCTATGTTCGTTGGTCTGATACTGAAAAATTAATTATAATAGCTAATTTTTCATCAGAACACACCAGCCATTTTGAATTGAAAATTCCTAAAGACATAATTCAAAAATGGAATTTAAAAGACGGTAACTACACTATTACAGACCAATTATACGAAAAAAGTAGTTTGCAATTACAAGTTATCAATGGAGAAGGGAAGGTTCAAATTACAATCGCTCCATCAGAATCATTTATATATAAGTTATAA
- a CDS encoding phosphatidate cytidylyltransferase produces the protein MNETLKRGISGAVYIALLLTSIQFSTESFIILFGVFLIIATYEFCNLVQLNKIFPILFVSLFYTTISLISFYKIETENYINSIQNKNITLTIDINLVNTILLITTLIVSVKCIFFLFDDRVQSISTPSKYLYLLGYILLPFIFIVKISFGIKDYNPKIIIGLFILIWTNDTFAYLVGKSIGKHKLLERISPKKTIEGFIGGVVFAIFTGYLISKLYIKASPSFSEKSILIWTTIALIVGVFGTIGDLIESKFKRIAGIKDSGKIMPGHGGILDRLDSVIFVAPIVYLFYQILNYVS, from the coding sequence ATGAATGAAACACTCAAAAGAGGAATTTCAGGCGCCGTCTATATTGCGTTGTTGTTAACTTCTATCCAATTTTCAACTGAAAGTTTTATTATTCTGTTCGGAGTTTTTCTAATTATTGCAACGTACGAATTTTGTAATCTGGTTCAGCTGAATAAAATTTTCCCGATTTTATTTGTTTCTCTTTTTTATACAACTATTTCTCTGATAAGTTTTTATAAAATTGAGACTGAAAACTACATTAACAGCATTCAAAATAAAAATATCACATTGACTATAGACATCAATCTGGTCAACACAATACTATTAATTACAACCTTAATAGTATCTGTAAAATGTATTTTTTTTCTATTTGATGACAGAGTCCAATCGATATCCACACCATCAAAATACCTGTACTTATTAGGCTACATCTTATTACCTTTTATTTTTATCGTTAAAATTTCATTTGGAATTAAAGACTATAATCCTAAAATAATTATCGGACTATTCATTTTGATTTGGACTAATGACACCTTTGCTTATCTGGTAGGCAAATCTATTGGAAAACATAAATTATTAGAACGAATTTCTCCTAAAAAAACCATTGAAGGTTTTATTGGCGGAGTAGTTTTTGCTATTTTTACTGGCTATTTAATTTCAAAATTATACATTAAAGCAAGTCCAAGTTTTAGCGAAAAATCAATATTAATCTGGACTACAATTGCATTAATTGTTGGAGTTTTTGGCACCATAGGTGATTTAATTGAATCCAAATTTAAACGTATTGCTGGCATAAAAGACAGCGGAAAAATCATGCCTGGACACGGAGGCATTCTAGATCGACTGGATAGTGTTATATTTGTAGCACCAATTGTATATTTATTTTATCAAATTTTAAACTATGTTTCATAA
- a CDS encoding lactate utilization protein B/C, which translates to MSLFRKFFGSSNPASEEEKEREYSKSFPDANMSIDEQFIYNFKKNGGKFLYCENTDEVKEQFENILEENDWFESEVLCYETSLFQMLDENKLTYIKPANPKFLLASCENLIAEEGAILFSSKQIKQNKPNELPTNIIILANTSQILAAKSDGLSAIKKKYERDYPTNITTIKYFEKAKEEDFTQYGSSAKNLYLLLLEDL; encoded by the coding sequence ATGAGTCTTTTTAGAAAATTTTTTGGTTCAAGTAATCCCGCTTCAGAAGAAGAAAAAGAAAGAGAATACAGCAAATCGTTTCCTGACGCTAATATGTCTATAGATGAACAATTCATCTATAATTTTAAGAAAAATGGAGGTAAATTTTTATACTGCGAAAATACTGATGAAGTAAAAGAACAATTTGAAAACATCTTAGAAGAAAATGATTGGTTTGAAAGCGAAGTCTTATGTTATGAAACTTCACTTTTTCAAATGCTAGATGAAAACAAACTTACTTATATTAAACCGGCAAACCCTAAATTTCTTCTTGCCAGTTGCGAAAATTTAATCGCTGAAGAAGGTGCCATTTTATTTTCTTCAAAACAAATTAAACAAAACAAACCTAACGAATTACCTACCAATATCATCATTCTAGCAAATACAAGTCAAATTCTTGCTGCGAAAAGTGATGGGCTTAGTGCTATAAAAAAGAAATACGAAAGAGATTACCCTACTAATATTACTACCATAAAATATTTCGAAAAAGCAAAAGAAGAAGACTTTACGCAATACGGAAGTTCTGCAAAAAATCTATATTTATTGCTTCTAGAGGATCTTTAA
- a CDS encoding OstA-like protein has translation MKKSLYFIACCLLFSFCNLVLAQAPKKIIVEHSDFADVNQVEIPDAFLLTGNVRVNHDGVVLTCNKAYYFQKENYIKAFGNVQLVQGDTLFLNSKYAEYSGNVKKAFATGNPVMTSPDATLVTDTINFDRNTQEVYYNTKGTITNLQNTLVSNSGRYYVAQKKFQFLTAVTITNPTYVIKSNHLDYYSNSGHSYLFGPSTITSKANYIYTEKGFYDTKKNLAHFLNKSYIKYDDRIIKGDSLYYDRNREFASASRNVKITDSINRGIIKGHYAELYKKKDSVFVTKRAVAVNFVENDSVYIHGKKLMVTGKEGNRIIRAFNNVRFFKTDMSGKCDSIHSSSKIALTKLIGNPILWNGENQITGDIMHLIGNNTTQKLDSLKVLNNTFLVSKDTLGTGYNQVKGQNLFGKFLEGKLHDVDIIKNTEVIYYMRNDAHELIGINKNVSSKINLILEKNAVETITFFQQVDGDIYPEKDLPENARKLRGLAWRGEERIKSKDDIFPPEENVDNEKIAKATKAEEAKKNVPMKIRKETLNYDKKKGKK, from the coding sequence TTGAAGAAGTCCTTATATTTCATTGCTTGCTGTTTGCTTTTTTCTTTTTGCAATTTGGTTTTGGCACAAGCCCCAAAAAAAATTATTGTCGAGCATTCTGATTTTGCTGATGTCAATCAAGTTGAAATTCCAGATGCTTTTTTGCTCACCGGAAACGTGAGGGTAAATCATGACGGAGTTGTTCTGACGTGTAATAAAGCGTACTATTTTCAAAAAGAAAACTACATTAAAGCTTTTGGAAACGTACAATTAGTTCAAGGAGATACTTTATTTTTGAACAGTAAATATGCTGAATATAGCGGAAATGTAAAAAAAGCATTCGCTACCGGAAATCCTGTAATGACATCGCCTGATGCGACTTTGGTAACAGACACCATCAACTTTGACCGAAACACTCAAGAAGTATATTATAATACAAAAGGGACTATCACAAACCTGCAGAATACTTTAGTCAGCAACTCCGGAAGGTATTATGTTGCACAAAAAAAATTCCAGTTCCTGACTGCTGTTACCATTACCAATCCTACTTATGTGATAAAATCAAATCATTTGGATTATTACAGCAATTCGGGACATTCCTATCTTTTTGGACCTTCAACAATAACCAGTAAAGCCAATTATATTTATACCGAAAAAGGATTTTATGACACTAAAAAAAATCTGGCACATTTTCTCAATAAATCCTATATCAAATACGATGACCGAATCATAAAAGGCGACAGTTTGTATTATGACCGAAACCGGGAGTTTGCTTCTGCCAGCCGAAATGTAAAAATCACAGATTCAATCAATCGTGGAATTATCAAAGGGCATTATGCCGAATTATATAAAAAAAAGGATTCCGTTTTTGTTACCAAAAGAGCTGTTGCAGTGAACTTTGTCGAAAATGACTCTGTTTATATTCATGGTAAAAAATTGATGGTAACCGGAAAAGAAGGCAACCGAATTATCCGTGCTTTTAATAATGTTCGATTTTTCAAAACAGATATGAGTGGCAAATGCGATTCGATTCATTCCAGTTCAAAAATAGCTTTGACAAAACTAATTGGAAACCCAATTCTTTGGAATGGTGAAAACCAAATAACGGGGGATATTATGCACCTTATCGGGAATAATACGACCCAAAAACTGGATTCCCTCAAAGTCCTCAACAATACTTTTCTGGTCTCGAAAGATACTTTGGGAACAGGTTATAATCAAGTAAAAGGGCAAAATCTATTTGGGAAGTTTCTGGAAGGAAAACTACACGATGTAGACATCATAAAAAACACCGAAGTCATTTATTACATGCGAAATGACGCACACGAACTCATTGGTATCAACAAAAATGTAAGTAGTAAAATCAATCTTATTTTAGAGAAAAATGCAGTCGAAACCATTACCTTTTTTCAACAAGTTGATGGTGATATTTATCCCGAAAAAGATTTACCCGAAAATGCCCGAAAGCTACGAGGACTTGCCTGGCGTGGAGAAGAACGGATAAAGTCTAAAGACGATATTTTTCCTCCCGAAGAAAATGTAGATAACGAAAAGATTGCCAAAGCAACTAAAGCAGAAGAAGCAAAGAAAAATGTTCCCATGAAAATTCGAAAAGAAACATTAAATTACGATAAGAAAAAAGGGAAGAAGTAG
- a CDS encoding phosphatidylserine decarboxylase family protein — translation MFHKEGTQSILFGTLFTAIVLLLADAFIDTDWIKKGIQIITLLLLIIILQFFRNPQRTFVLNDNHILAPVDGKVVVIEEVYEGEYFKDKRLQISIFMSPINVHVTRYALSGLVKFSKYHPGKFLVAWHPKASEENERTTVVIENKTFGAVLYRQIAGALARRIVNYAEEGMQVIQGTDAGFIKFGSRVDLFLPLGTPVNVVLNQKAIGGKTIIAIKE, via the coding sequence ATGTTTCATAAAGAAGGAACCCAAAGCATTTTATTCGGTACATTGTTTACCGCTATAGTACTACTATTAGCAGATGCTTTTATTGATACCGATTGGATAAAAAAAGGAATCCAAATAATAACATTATTGCTATTGATTATTATTTTGCAATTTTTCAGAAATCCGCAACGGACTTTCGTTCTTAATGACAATCATATTCTTGCCCCTGTTGATGGCAAAGTGGTTGTGATTGAAGAAGTATATGAAGGAGAATATTTCAAAGACAAAAGATTGCAGATTTCTATTTTTATGTCTCCAATAAATGTACATGTAACCCGTTATGCTCTTAGTGGATTGGTGAAATTCAGCAAATACCATCCCGGTAAATTTTTGGTAGCTTGGCATCCAAAAGCGAGCGAAGAAAACGAAAGAACTACAGTTGTCATAGAAAACAAAACATTTGGAGCTGTTTTATACCGACAAATCGCAGGAGCTTTGGCAAGACGTATTGTAAATTATGCAGAAGAAGGAATGCAAGTGATACAAGGTACAGATGCCGGTTTTATAAAATTTGGTTCAAGAGTAGATTTATTTTTGCCACTAGGCACACCCGTGAATGTAGTTTTAAATCAAAAAGCCATTGGCGGAAAAACTATTATTGCTATTAAAGAATAA
- a CDS encoding acyl-CoA-binding protein, with amino-acid sequence MIEKDLDTQFTEAVEIASKMTQASLPQDVQLRLYAFYKQATFGTAKYNLSDNFDLRNAFKTNAWIQISHLTIDEAKEQYIEIINSLLTK; translated from the coding sequence ATGATTGAAAAAGATTTAGATACACAATTTACAGAAGCTGTAGAAATTGCTTCAAAGATGACACAGGCATCTTTACCACAAGATGTTCAATTGCGCCTTTATGCCTTTTACAAACAGGCGACTTTTGGTACTGCTAAATACAATCTGTCTGATAATTTTGATTTACGTAATGCATTTAAAACAAATGCCTGGATTCAGATTAGTCATTTAACCATTGATGAAGCCAAAGAACAGTATATTGAAATCATAAATTCCTTGTTGACAAAATAG
- a CDS encoding aspartate aminotransferase family protein: protein MNTDFIKYQAQTSPYPLGMEVSHAIGSYIYDTNNKKYLDFVAGVSACPLGHQHPRVNQAIKDQLDKYSHVMVYGEYSQSPAVEYCKLLASLLPAPLDKTYLVNSGTEAIEGALKLARRTTGRSQLISCHNAYHGNTMGSMSVMGFEERKQIFRPLIPDVDFITFNNEDDLQKITTKTAGILLETIQGGAGFIQPENNFLKKVRERCTEVGALMILDEIQPGFGRTGKLFGFQNYDVVPDIVVMGKGMGGGMPVGAFTASSAMMDLLSENPKLGHITTFGGHPVIASACLATLQEITETNLMSKAIEKEKLFRSLLVHPLIEEIRGKGLMLAAMTKSADITNEVILKCQDKGLILFWLLFEGCAIRITPPLTISEEEIREGCSIILEVMDEILNKN from the coding sequence GTGAATACCGATTTCATAAAATACCAAGCACAAACCTCTCCATATCCTTTAGGAATGGAAGTTTCTCACGCTATAGGCTCATATATTTACGACACAAACAACAAAAAATATTTAGACTTTGTAGCTGGAGTTTCTGCATGCCCGCTTGGTCATCAACATCCAAGAGTTAATCAAGCGATCAAAGATCAGTTGGACAAATATTCACACGTCATGGTTTATGGCGAATATTCTCAAAGTCCTGCTGTTGAATACTGCAAACTATTAGCCTCGCTCCTGCCCGCTCCGTTAGACAAAACTTATTTAGTCAATTCAGGAACTGAAGCCATTGAAGGTGCTTTAAAACTTGCTCGACGTACCACCGGAAGAAGCCAATTGATTTCGTGTCACAATGCGTATCACGGAAACACAATGGGCTCGATGAGTGTTATGGGATTTGAAGAACGCAAACAAATATTTCGTCCCTTAATTCCTGATGTTGATTTTATCACTTTTAATAACGAAGACGATTTACAAAAAATCACCACTAAAACCGCTGGTATTCTTCTTGAAACTATTCAAGGTGGAGCCGGGTTTATTCAACCGGAGAATAATTTTCTTAAAAAAGTTCGCGAACGTTGTACCGAAGTTGGAGCCCTCATGATTCTCGACGAAATTCAACCTGGTTTTGGAAGAACCGGTAAGCTTTTCGGTTTTCAAAATTACGATGTCGTTCCTGACATTGTCGTAATGGGAAAAGGTATGGGTGGCGGAATGCCGGTTGGTGCTTTTACAGCCTCTTCAGCCATGATGGATTTATTAAGCGAGAATCCAAAACTGGGACACATTACCACCTTTGGAGGTCATCCTGTCATTGCGTCAGCCTGTTTAGCCACTTTGCAGGAAATAACTGAAACGAATTTAATGTCCAAAGCAATAGAAAAAGAAAAACTATTTAGATCGCTTTTGGTACATCCTTTGATAGAGGAAATTAGAGGAAAAGGATTAATGCTGGCCGCTATGACAAAAAGTGCAGACATCACTAATGAAGTGATTCTCAAATGTCAAGACAAAGGACTTATCTTATTCTGGTTACTGTTTGAAGGATGCGCCATCCGAATAACGCCACCGCTAACCATTTCTGAAGAAGAAATACGAGAAGGTTGCAGTATCATACTAGAAGTAATGGATGAAATTTTGAACAAGAATTAA
- a CDS encoding superoxide dismutase, with product MKKIIYFLVFTALLSCNKKKYTEVVEVPLPTAQEKISVGIPDDVKAEDGAFQLEKLPYGYDALAPHISALTLEMHYSKHYLTYTNNLNKAIAGTPLENLTIEEVLSRLDLNDDAIRNNAGGFYNHSMYWKCMGPKAGGQPKGALSDAITKDFGSFENFVTAFKDAATTQFGSGWAWLVVDRSGKLQVTSTQNQDNPLMRNAIIQGTPILALDVWEHAYYLDYQYKRKNYIDAFFNVINWNKVEENYDATIKI from the coding sequence ATGAAAAAAATTATTTACTTCCTAGTATTTACTGCTTTACTTTCTTGTAACAAAAAAAAATATACTGAAGTTGTGGAGGTTCCACTACCTACTGCACAAGAAAAAATTTCTGTAGGCATACCTGATGATGTAAAAGCAGAAGATGGTGCCTTTCAATTAGAAAAATTACCATACGGATACGATGCCTTAGCTCCACATATATCTGCTTTGACATTAGAAATGCACTATTCTAAACATTATTTAACGTACACCAACAATCTAAATAAAGCTATAGCAGGAACACCGCTTGAGAATCTGACCATTGAGGAAGTTTTGTCTCGATTAGACTTGAATGATGATGCTATAAGAAATAATGCCGGTGGATTTTACAATCATTCCATGTACTGGAAATGCATGGGTCCAAAAGCTGGGGGACAACCCAAAGGTGCTTTATCGGATGCTATTACTAAAGATTTTGGTTCGTTTGAGAATTTTGTAACCGCATTTAAAGACGCAGCAACAACTCAATTTGGGTCTGGTTGGGCTTGGCTTGTTGTAGACCGTTCTGGAAAATTGCAAGTTACCAGCACTCAAAACCAAGACAATCCATTAATGCGAAATGCAATTATCCAAGGAACACCTATTTTAGCATTAGACGTTTGGGAACACGCTTATTATTTAGATTATCAATACAAAAGAAAAAACTATATTGATGCTTTTTTTAATGTTATTAATTGGAATAAAGTAGAAGAGAACTACGATGCAACTATAAAAATATAA